The Nymphaea colorata isolate Beijing-Zhang1983 chromosome 5, ASM883128v2, whole genome shotgun sequence DNA segment GGATGGAAGGTTGACTCCGTTGGTGGCATGAAGGCaacagcaaagaagaagaaacttctGCATGCAGAGAAAATACCGTCTTCGATCAAGTTAAAACATAAGCTATCTGAAAAGAAGCACAGCACTGAATCCCCGGTCAGCCTGGGAGATGTGAATAGTCGTGAAAGCAAGACTATTAAAAAGCACAAAGTAAGTGGTATCCTGAAAACATCAGTCAAGAAGCAGCGCCTGGCTGAGTTGCCAAAAAGGTCCGCTGCTGGTTCAGATATTCCATTTTCAGATGCACGCTATCAACTGGAGGGTCAAGCAGAACTTGTCCAGATCGTTGATGTTCAGGCATCTGGTAGGTCTGGGATTTCCACTCAACCGAACAGCTTTGAAACAGAGCAATCTGGTGCAGTTCTGGGCAGTTTGGGGTTTGCAGAAATGGAGAAAGCAAACTCTCTTAAGCGATTATTGACAGAAAATTCCAAGGATAGCGGCTCTGGCTCTGTGTGTGGTGTTGCAGGCgatataaagaagaaaaagaagaagaagaaacctaAACCTTTGGAAACTGAGCAAAATCATTTGCAGAAGCATGCAGAGTTCCATCGCAGCAGCATATCACCTGAAAAAGCGGCTAAATTAAACTCGGGGCTGTTGGAAAATTCACTGATGCCACAGGATCTGCATGGGAATGATGAAAATGCTGGCCGTGATGGACTGTCTGTTAAGTCAAGTGCTTCCTTTAAGGCTGAAACGGGGTACACTGAGCAGTTAAGTCTGCGCCAGTTGGTCAATGATCTGTTATTTCTGGCCTTGGATCCATTCCATGGGATTGATCGAAATGCACCGGCAAATTCCCGGCTGGTATTTCTTAGGTTCCGTTCCATAGTTTATCTGAAGGAAACACCAGGTAGCGCTGAAGCCCCAGACAGATCAGATAGACATGCAACTGGTAAAGCAATGCCTGATTCTGGTGTTGCAGATGTTTCCATTTCTGGCGAGGAAGGCATGGTTGGTAGGAATCAGTCTTCTAGTTTGAAGACACAGGCAAACAAAGTTGATGATATAAAGCCTCCTCGGAAACGGAGTGTTGAACAGTCTGATGATGTACCAGcaaagaaattcaagaaatcTCTCGATCCGAAGGCTGCTGCATCGGACCGGAAACCCGTCCAGAAGGTGCCAGAAGGGCCACAAGGTGAAAAGAAAGATGCCAGTGCTGCCATGCCAGTGAAATCCAGCAAGCAAGACCCTGGCCGGAAGCCACCCGCACCAGCACCACGGGTGTCTGAGCCGACGGCTGTCAACTTGAAGTTCCCCTTAGGATCATCCTTACCATCGGAGGCACAACTGAAAGCTAGATTTGCTAGATTTGGGCCTTTAGATCTTACTGGTACGCGGGTCTACTACCGGTCTGCCACCTGCCGGGTAGTATTCAAGTACAAATCTGATGCACGGGCTGCTTACGATCATGTAACAAAGAGCGGAATCTTCGGCCAGGGAGTGCGGTACAGTCTGAAGGAGATGAACTCTTCCAAGAACGAGTCAGGCACATCTTCGGAGATAGATGCCGGGAGGCGCCGATCAGATGATGGAGGGGGAAATGGACTGGATGACATAGCGCCCTCGAGATCTGGTGGAGAAGCGCTTGGCGAGCGACGGCTGCTGCCATCCTTGGCCCAGAGACAGACTCCGCTCACCCAGCTGAAGTCTTGTCTAAAGAAGCCTGCATCCGAGGATGCAGGCAGCAACATCGGCGTAGTAAAGGAGAGCCCTCGTGTAAAATTCATGTTGGGTGGTGAAGAGAATGGTAGGGGTGATCAGTCCATAAACGGTACGTCTAGTGCAGATGGAGCCCCTGTTGTTGCATTGGATCTTAATAACAACAGTAAAATGGTTCATGTTCCTCCACTTTTTCCTACTCCCTCTCTTCCTTTGCCGAGAGAAACACCCCAAAATCCCCTTCTACTCAACCAAGTAGCAGAAATCAAAAGCCCCGTAGACATCTCACATCAGCTTCTAAGCTTGCTGTTAAAATGCAATGACATCGTTAGCAATGTCAAGTGCACGTTAGGTTACGTGCCATACCACCCTCTCTGAAGCAAGAACCGGCCGGCGAAGTGTGTGTGATGATGATGTTCCTATGGAGCCAATGTTTCTCAGGTGGCTTGTGATGCGGCCGCGATATAAAGCAGTGGTTGTGAAGTACTTACCTACATCGGTGGGGCTGGCTGTGCAAGCGGATGTTTGTGGTGGAAGCCCCCGGCCCCGTGGCCAGGCATCGTCGTGGTCGTTGTTCATTATGGTTATTGGAATCAAGAGGCCTTCAAAGTCGCACATGCTTTCTCATCACTGTTTATGAGGATCTTTGTATCCTTCAGTGGAGCGCTACATGTACAATTTATAAtcaatgatctctctctctctctccctcgccctcccatcttcttctctctcgtgtGTGTGTGGTTGGTTATGGGGCACCTTATTCACTGTGTTGGAGCGAGAATATAAGACGCTGCACTTATCAGTGGTTTGAGTGAGTACGTTTCACTAAATGCGCCGTGTGTATGGAAAGCGTGTTCTTTAGCTCTTTCTACCTAATCGATGCTCCCAACGACTTTGTTTCAGATCCTGGTGGGACTCCATTTTTGGGGCACATGAATGGTTTCTTACGGCCGGAGATGTCTTGAAGACGGCGGAGCTTTGccatcttttttctcattctctggGTTCAGGGTTTGCTTTTAGATGGAGAGCCGATCAGTTAGAGTATATCAAACTTTCATTGCATCAATTTGAACAGTTGCCCTTCAAGACAACATGTTTCACACGTCATTTTAACAAATTgaactttttattattattattttttttaaactttggcattttttttcaatcatacgGATTGTGTTTAAGCATATTTTTACCCCCTTAGACTGCTAGTACACAAGACACTGGTCGGATACTGAAACATGGGAACTCTTGGTGGGAGCCATAGTTCTTGATGTGGATCTGtcgcattttttttcatttcctccgGATTATCGGAGAAGGAGCTTTGAAATTTCctttcgataaaaaaaaaaaaaaaaaaacgaaatgcGCCTCAATTTGGTTGAAATTTAGTTTGTATTTGGATCGTTCCTTGAATTTGGAACGAGATCTGATCTGAGCTTGAATCCGATCCAACTATGGTAGATGTGTCTTCTATGTTGAGAATACGTTTTGACAGATTTCTCCGCCTCCGCTAAGGTCGCCAAGTTTTCTTTGAACGGTGGCCCCATCGGAGTTGGTCAACCAGATGCGCTCAAAATCAGATCCGATGGGTTCATTtcagatctggatttggattttgcagaAACCGTTTTGTTTTGTACCCCTAGTTTCAACCCTTGGACTCATAAAATTTGACATCAGTTGTTCTCATTCAATGCAAGTAGTAGAAACCACAAGAAAGTGTATTATTCGTGCTTATTTATACGGTAACTGCTTGATCTCACggaaaatatgattttgtaAGGTCATAGTAGTCTACTCACCT contains these protein-coding regions:
- the LOC116254008 gene encoding PWWP domain-containing protein 1-like; translation: MDCSSNEGVGSEQREEVPDGVGSISGRLGEVSEAVGGVDSSPGSRNDGGEGVSFESHDEGNMQLQSSGTVDPMPLDELLPENLMMEVSSSDQGDRMEPSVKPLKVSSANNLSEPVAVKEEESVDGSGGTKSSLDWQSKNAGGEGMLWDEGVTVRQSVRGERNVEVAASNNYVKENVSSKGDGKRERLMEEGAGREQVSSASNFGQDFLLGESGEDMDEKLQSIKCEVDVENERRLSDQHQEVTVLELKRRTGMVDIVETSVETGIMENYNQKNLAPPGIVKKVDQEFHSENKENVTYRASSEMSKAMEHKYFSGNKRGRDYDEQEEMVNDRPLNHHSFQPGDMVWGKVKSHPWWPGHVFCETFASAPVRRTKREGYLLVAFFGDSSYGWFDPDELVPFEPHFAEKSKQTSSRNFMRAVEEAVDEACRRCALGLACCCRNPNMFRPSHVEGYFAVDVVDYEAGGVYSERQIKEARDNFKPVECLSFVQQLALTPRSTDHQSLGSIKSIATVLSYRRAVFIEFDETYAQAFGVDPVRPSQVSVDSRYEPVRVARAPLSGPLVIAEALTHKSRSLKPAKTKISKKDKYLFKRRDEPNNKKLLFEEESVSQHSEEEMQNSHSSGVENFIFQQRLPSLKEKQRTFLPKSDQKKQLALEEPVIETKPGVSVAGVDQATTGVPDKAMAGAEQPPSVGTSDGWKVDSVGGMKATAKKKKLLHAEKIPSSIKLKHKLSEKKHSTESPVSLGDVNSRESKTIKKHKVSGILKTSVKKQRLAELPKRSAAGSDIPFSDARYQLEGQAELVQIVDVQASGRSGISTQPNSFETEQSGAVLGSLGFAEMEKANSLKRLLTENSKDSGSGSVCGVAGDIKKKKKKKKPKPLETEQNHLQKHAEFHRSSISPEKAAKLNSGLLENSLMPQDLHGNDENAGRDGLSVKSSASFKAETGYTEQLSLRQLVNDLLFLALDPFHGIDRNAPANSRLVFLRFRSIVYLKETPGSAEAPDRSDRHATGKAMPDSGVADVSISGEEGMVGRNQSSSLKTQANKVDDIKPPRKRSVEQSDDVPAKKFKKSLDPKAAASDRKPVQKVPEGPQGEKKDASAAMPVKSSKQDPGRKPPAPAPRVSEPTAVNLKFPLGSSLPSEAQLKARFARFGPLDLTGTRVYYRSATCRVVFKYKSDARAAYDHVTKSGIFGQGVRYSLKEMNSSKNESGTSSEIDAGRRRSDDGGGNGLDDIAPSRSGGEALGERRLLPSLAQRQTPLTQLKSCLKKPASEDAGSNIGVVKESPRVKFMLGGEENGRGDQSINGTSSADGAPVVALDLNNNSKMVHVPPLFPTPSLPLPRETPQNPLLLNQVAEIKSPVDISHQLLSLLLKCNDIVSNVKCTLGYVPYHPL